Genomic segment of Hydractinia symbiolongicarpus strain clone_291-10 chromosome 5, HSymV2.1, whole genome shotgun sequence:
TCTTGCACTATAAACCCAAACTGCTGATAAAAACGTACTAATGGATCTTTACATTCAAGGCTTAAATCATCACAATCAACATATTTCGCAATTAACGCAAGTGTCTCCAACAATAATTTTCCAAGATATTTTCCCCGATGGGTGTTTAACACAACTATATCTTCTATCCTGCCTCTAGACTTTATATCCAAAGAAGGATTTAATTGCTGTTCTACTGTGAGAGTACCAGAAGCAGCAATTCTACCTGCTTGCTCATCTTCAATAACCACAACATAATAGGAGTTCTTACAATCTTTCATTTCATCAAAGCGTTGAATGAACATACCTTCAGAAGTATTCCCAACTTGTGTTAACTGTGAAAGCAGATCCATATATCCTTTAGCATGGTCAGATCTACATAAAGGTCGCATACTTAAACCAGTGCCCGGATTGGCAAATGAAATACTATGCTTTATGGTCACTTCACAGTTTGTATAGTCTAAATCTTTTAATAtacttttattaaataaatattcaACCATTTTTTCTTGGCTGTTatagaaaattttattaaaatgacCAGTCTGTGTTGTTTATACACCAAGTGTAAAATTATCTAAATGAGAAGTTAACATACATTATGCATTAAATTCTAGTTAACACAGTTAGGGAAAATTGTAACAAGCTGTTCCACTTAAATAAACAATACCTTCTTTATTAATAAGCATTCAGTAAATCCTATTTCAATGGACATTGCCCATCATTCATACTTATAATATACTAAAAAGGGTGCACatataccgtattttccggtatatagcCCGCACATTgtataacccgcagctcagcttttttagggagttataaattagatgctatcagatagcccgcaccttcgtataacccgcaaaaaatttcaatgtgttttactaacccgcacctttgcataacccccatcatgttaagaaaaaaattcagcatatttttacttaccctaatcattttataaacatgtgcgtgtgttctgttttttcatgctggagacaagtgggggacgtttaaacttgtgaaccccTAACATGAGAACTGAGTGTCTAAACTAGCGAATCTCttagtcttaacttccttgtctctgattgccgaaataataatgaattaaaattaatttgacaagtcgATTTTCTGCTAATGCCGACAGTACTAAATCAAAAATACTGTTctctttttatttgtagacattAGTTTTAGTCAATAATAACTCTTACTTCCtgcaattaaacaaacaaacaaataaaaaaccattctatcaggttataaacGTACAGTAAAATATCtggtttttatgtatatttaagtttctttggcataaaaataaacaacataataattatcatggattgtctgtaacagtgatgtacggaacgttcttttctaatgtttatagaattttgttatccatttatatctcagcaatcacagtgtgcaaataaaatgaatggcggctatgaggaggagatagttgcgtgtgtcttattaattgtattttatatttatttttgatattttcagtggccacctgttgcttgaaggtagtgaagataaaaatagaaaattattatctatactttaattttaacatttttcaaaatttttaacaggaattaataattaaatcctgggcactaggttgtgaaatatgtgtcaattaaacctgaaaatgatacct
This window contains:
- the LOC130644772 gene encoding glucosamine 6-phosphate N-acetyltransferase-like, with the translated sequence MVEYLFNKSILKDLDYTNCEVTIKHSISFANPGTGLSMRPLCRSDHAKGYMDLLSQLTQVGNTSEGMFIQRFDEMKDCKNSYYVVVIEDEQAGRIAASGTLTVEQQLNPSLDIKSRGRIEDIVVLNTHRGKYLGKLLLETLALIAKYVDCDDLSLECKDPLVRFYQQFGFIVQDEQVYMGNRYLH